Proteins encoded together in one Candidatus Sulfotelmatobacter sp. window:
- a CDS encoding STAS domain-containing protein — protein sequence MSMKVGSRQVDGVTIVDCSGRITLGEGSVILRDTVRDLLAKGNKKIVLNLQDVNYIDSSGIGELVSAFTTTKNQGGELKLLNLTKKVNDLLQITKLYTVFDVKDDEASAVKSFK from the coding sequence GTGAGCATGAAGGTTGGTAGTCGGCAGGTGGATGGGGTCACAATTGTGGATTGCAGCGGTCGCATTACCCTAGGCGAAGGCAGCGTCATTCTCCGCGACACCGTGCGCGATCTGCTGGCCAAGGGCAATAAGAAAATCGTCCTGAATTTGCAGGACGTCAACTATATCGACAGCTCGGGCATCGGAGAACTGGTCAGCGCCTTCACCACCACCAAGAATCAGGGCGGCGAACTCAAGCTGTTGAACCTCACCAAGAAGGTGAACGACCTGCTCCAGATCACCAAGCTCTACACCGTCTTCGACGTGAAAGACGACGAAGCGTCCGCGGTCAAGTCGTTCAAGTAA
- a CDS encoding DUF72 domain-containing protein, which yields MLRATVTFAETSITRMSCEIRIGTSGFHYKHWKGPFYPQTLRESAMLEFYTRHFDTVELNNSFYRLPTAAAFEAWREATPENFLFAVKASRFITHNKKLKDPENALDNLLPRAAHLGHKLGPILFQLPPKWRINPERLQNLLAILPTDLRYAFEFREASWITEEIFSTLGKFNAALCIYQLAGYQSPLAITADFTYVRLHGPESGKYQGSYSEQQLSQWARQIEAWAKELRAVYFYFDNDQAGFAAANAMRLREMVLGRGMSGQAIGRAG from the coding sequence ATGTTGCGAGCAACTGTGACCTTCGCCGAGACATCCATTACGCGCATGTCCTGCGAGATCCGCATCGGGACGTCGGGCTTCCACTATAAACACTGGAAAGGTCCGTTCTATCCGCAGACGTTGCGAGAGTCCGCGATGCTTGAGTTTTATACGCGGCACTTCGACACCGTTGAATTGAATAACAGCTTCTATCGCCTGCCTACGGCTGCGGCTTTTGAAGCTTGGCGCGAGGCAACTCCCGAGAATTTTCTTTTCGCGGTGAAGGCCAGTCGCTTTATCACGCACAACAAGAAGTTGAAGGACCCCGAGAATGCCCTCGACAATCTGCTGCCGCGAGCAGCGCACCTCGGCCACAAACTTGGCCCGATCCTATTTCAGCTCCCACCGAAATGGCGCATAAATCCGGAGCGTCTGCAAAACCTTCTTGCGATATTACCTACCGACCTCCGTTATGCGTTCGAGTTTCGCGAAGCGTCGTGGATTACCGAGGAAATATTCAGCACCCTGGGGAAGTTTAATGCTGCGTTGTGCATCTACCAACTCGCCGGCTACCAGTCGCCGCTCGCTATCACTGCCGATTTCACTTATGTCCGGCTGCATGGACCGGAAAGCGGAAAGTATCAGGGCAGCTACAGCGAACAGCAATTATCGCAATGGGCGCGACAGATCGAAGCGTGGGCGAAAGAACTCAGAGCGGTCTATTTTTATTTCGACAACGATCAGGCCGGATTCGCCGCCGCCAACGCGATGCGGTTGCGGGAGATGGTGCTCGGGCGCGGCATGTCGGGACAAGCTATCGGGCGAGCAGGTTAG
- a CDS encoding glycosyltransferase family 2 protein yields MSYFHWIAGIILALAWVSRIVDAALGMPSVADVSRPEWDRNPVLPAGNPRVSIIVPARNEEETIEQALNMLLALDYDNFEVIAVNDRSTDSTGAIMERVVQNPHPSTSSEPALSLSKGQAFSQKKREVGRPRFSPTLHVIHHRELPAGWLGKTHAMWTAANQATGDWLLFTDGDVLFKPESLRRALAYAESVAADHVVMFPRMIMKQPGEYMMIAFFQTLFLFGHRPWKVADPGTDDHMGVGAFNLVRRRVYDAVGTYAALRMEVVDDMKLGKVVKKAGFAQRNVFGGDLISIRWAQGAMGVVNNLTKNFFAVLSFQWWRTVISALGLAFLNLGPFLGVFLAPGWARLPYAIALASMFTIYVGMSSRSAVPPYYFLLHPVSTTLFVYTLLRSMLLTLWNDGIEWRGTKYPLEELRKGLV; encoded by the coding sequence ATGTCTTACTTTCATTGGATTGCGGGAATCATTCTCGCGCTGGCGTGGGTTTCCCGCATCGTGGACGCCGCTCTTGGCATGCCCAGCGTAGCCGACGTTTCCCGTCCGGAGTGGGATCGGAATCCCGTCTTGCCCGCTGGAAATCCGCGCGTGTCGATCATCGTTCCTGCCCGCAATGAAGAAGAGACTATCGAGCAGGCGCTGAATATGTTGCTGGCACTCGACTACGACAACTTTGAAGTAATCGCGGTGAACGACCGCTCGACGGATTCGACCGGCGCGATCATGGAGCGAGTCGTTCAAAATCCCCACCCTTCGACAAGCTCAGAGCCTGCCCTGAGCTTGTCGAAGGGGCAGGCTTTCTCGCAAAAGAAACGAGAAGTGGGGCGCCCACGGTTCTCGCCAACCCTGCATGTCATTCATCATCGCGAATTGCCTGCCGGATGGTTAGGCAAAACTCATGCCATGTGGACGGCGGCGAATCAGGCTACCGGCGACTGGTTGCTGTTCACCGATGGTGATGTGCTCTTCAAGCCGGAGTCGCTGCGGCGTGCACTGGCCTATGCGGAAAGCGTTGCCGCGGATCATGTCGTGATGTTTCCGCGGATGATCATGAAGCAGCCGGGCGAATACATGATGATCGCATTTTTTCAAACGCTGTTCCTGTTCGGCCATCGGCCATGGAAAGTGGCCGACCCCGGCACCGACGATCACATGGGCGTGGGCGCCTTCAACCTGGTGCGGCGGCGAGTGTACGACGCGGTCGGAACCTATGCAGCGCTGCGCATGGAAGTGGTCGACGATATGAAATTGGGCAAAGTCGTTAAGAAAGCCGGTTTCGCACAGCGCAACGTCTTTGGCGGAGACCTGATTTCCATCCGCTGGGCGCAGGGCGCGATGGGCGTAGTCAACAATTTGACCAAAAACTTTTTTGCGGTGCTGTCGTTTCAGTGGTGGCGCACCGTGATCTCGGCCCTCGGACTGGCATTCCTGAATCTGGGCCCGTTTCTGGGCGTGTTCCTGGCGCCGGGCTGGGCGCGTTTGCCGTATGCCATAGCACTGGCATCGATGTTCACGATCTACGTTGGAATGTCGTCGCGCTCGGCGGTGCCTCCGTATTATTTTCTGCTGCACCCGGTCAGCACAACGCTATTTGTCTACACGCTGCTGCGCTCGATGCTGCTGACCCTGTGGAATGACGGCATCGAGTGGCGTGGGACAAAGTATCCGCTGGAGGAGTTGCGGAAAGGGTTGGTGTAA
- a CDS encoding MFS transporter, whose product MLYSLDPPLLDLYLLNPVAQTDLQPRTALIVLTALNLLNYVDRNVLFAVQPLVQEEFHLSNAQIGYLTSAFLGFYMIAAPFVGPLADRYSRKLIIVLGALFWSGLTLMTAVTHTYTELLIRHTLVGVGEATFVTIAPTFVADLFAEEKRGRILGIFYLAIPVGSAAGYLLGGNLAPHHGWRFPFYIAAAPGFLLALTVLFLKEPERGQFDSLKDDADLLPPGFKGAGLKQFVFRQYYFSRKLWFGVVLNPAFLAATLGMAAMTFSLGGIQVWMPKFLFSERGYTLEAANFAFGIIIVVDGILASLAGGWLGDYLLPRMKSSYYLVSAASMLLGMPFMIGALFVHGPLMIPMIAVAAFFLLFNTAPLNAAVINSVGAHIRATALAVNIFIIHILGDVPSPTMMGWVADRRSLQTAFILPVIAMGISSAILFYGTKFAPAVAVDGKG is encoded by the coding sequence ATGCTATATTCGCTCGATCCACCTTTGCTCGATCTGTATTTGCTCAACCCCGTGGCCCAGACCGATCTCCAGCCCCGCACTGCGCTAATCGTTCTAACGGCGCTCAATCTGCTCAATTATGTGGATCGCAACGTGCTGTTTGCGGTGCAACCGCTGGTGCAGGAAGAGTTTCACCTCAGCAACGCGCAGATCGGATATTTGACCAGTGCCTTCCTGGGCTTCTATATGATTGCCGCGCCATTCGTGGGGCCGCTGGCGGACCGCTATTCGCGCAAACTAATCATCGTGCTCGGCGCGCTATTCTGGAGCGGCCTCACGCTGATGACCGCGGTCACACACACATACACGGAATTGTTGATCCGCCACACGCTTGTGGGGGTGGGCGAGGCCACCTTCGTCACGATTGCGCCGACGTTCGTGGCGGATCTTTTTGCGGAAGAAAAGCGCGGGCGTATTCTGGGAATTTTTTACTTGGCGATTCCGGTTGGGTCGGCCGCGGGATATTTGCTGGGTGGAAATTTGGCGCCGCATCACGGGTGGCGATTTCCGTTTTACATTGCAGCGGCTCCCGGGTTTCTGCTGGCGCTGACGGTCCTCTTTCTGAAGGAACCGGAACGTGGTCAGTTTGACTCGCTCAAGGACGACGCGGATCTGCTGCCGCCAGGTTTCAAGGGCGCTGGCCTGAAACAGTTCGTTTTCCGGCAGTACTACTTTTCGAGAAAGTTGTGGTTTGGCGTAGTACTCAACCCGGCATTTCTTGCTGCAACGCTGGGCATGGCGGCCATGACGTTTTCCCTGGGCGGCATTCAGGTGTGGATGCCTAAGTTTCTTTTTAGCGAACGTGGCTATACGCTCGAGGCCGCTAACTTTGCCTTCGGCATCATCATTGTTGTCGATGGCATTCTGGCATCGCTGGCAGGGGGATGGCTGGGCGATTATCTGCTGCCGCGCATGAAGAGTTCCTACTACCTGGTATCAGCCGCCAGCATGCTGCTGGGGATGCCATTCATGATTGGGGCGTTGTTCGTACACGGGCCACTCATGATTCCGATGATCGCCGTGGCGGCGTTCTTTCTGCTTTTCAATACCGCGCCGCTCAACGCCGCAGTGATCAATTCGGTGGGGGCTCACATTCGCGCCACCGCACTGGCGGTGAATATTTTCATCATCCATATTCTGGGCGATGTTCCGTCCCCGACCATGATGGGATGGGTCGCCGACCGTCGCTCTCTGCAAACGGCTTTTATTCTGCCGGTGATCGCGATGGGGATTTCCTCTGCCATACTGTTCTATGGGACGAAGTTTGCCCCTGCGGTCGCAGTCGACGGCAAAGGTTGA
- a CDS encoding antitoxin Xre/MbcA/ParS toxin-binding domain-containing protein — protein MNSDWQAVVKQLGGPRTLGRSLTTDSDLRDAIREGFPPAVLEKLMNFSGLTLKELADALDLSPRSLQRRRRSGRLARFESDRLYRLARIVALAQRSLGSHERAMRWLKRSNRALGGVAPIGALDTELGSRQVENVLGRIAYGGIS, from the coding sequence ATGAACAGCGACTGGCAAGCCGTAGTGAAGCAATTGGGTGGCCCTCGAACTCTGGGCCGATCCCTCACCACCGACTCCGACCTGCGCGACGCCATCCGCGAGGGCTTCCCTCCGGCGGTTCTCGAAAAGTTGATGAATTTTTCGGGACTTACTCTCAAAGAGTTGGCGGATGCTCTCGATCTTTCTCCTCGCAGCCTGCAGCGCAGGCGCCGCAGCGGACGCCTGGCGCGTTTTGAATCCGATCGTCTTTATCGACTGGCCCGCATTGTTGCTTTGGCACAGCGGAGCCTGGGCAGCCACGAACGCGCCATGCGTTGGCTTAAGCGCAGCAATCGCGCCTTGGGCGGGGTTGCGCCGATCGGGGCTCTCGACACCGAACTCGGATCGCGCCAGGTCGAGAATGTGTTGGGACGCATTGCCTACGGCGGAATTAGTTGA
- a CDS encoding RES family NAD+ phosphorylase gives MKFTKVYRVLRRAYARTPFDGEGAYLYGGRWSSPGTRLTYTSEHQSLAMLEYFVHLDPDDPPDDLVLATAEVPTDLLRDHVDDRELPPNWQETPAPPELARFGDEFVQRSTSCLLVVPSVLARSENNWLLNPEHLDFHKIVVGGTELLSYDARMFAGKKRRSKHKAK, from the coding sequence GTGAAATTCACAAAAGTCTATCGTGTGCTCCGACGGGCCTACGCCCGCACTCCTTTTGATGGCGAAGGCGCCTACCTTTATGGCGGTCGATGGTCGAGTCCAGGAACCCGACTCACCTATACTTCGGAGCATCAGTCTCTCGCCATGCTGGAATATTTCGTCCACCTCGATCCGGATGATCCCCCGGATGACCTCGTTCTAGCCACTGCCGAGGTCCCAACTGACCTGCTGCGCGACCACGTCGATGACCGCGAACTTCCTCCGAACTGGCAAGAAACCCCGGCCCCGCCCGAACTGGCCCGATTCGGCGATGAATTCGTTCAACGCTCCACATCCTGCCTGCTCGTGGTGCCTTCGGTATTGGCGCGGAGTGAAAATAACTGGCTGCTCAATCCGGAGCATTTGGACTTCCACAAGATCGTGGTGGGCGGGACCGAGCTTCTGAGTTACGACGCGCGTATGTTCGCGGGCAAAAAGCGTCGCTCGAAACACAAAGCGAAATAG
- the queF gene encoding preQ(1) synthase → MAKSPRYTPQHAAAGLDAKFPEIEIWPNQFPGYEIVVDDPEFTSVCPKTGLPDFGVLVIRYMPDKSCLELKSLKEYLHCYRNLGIFQENVVNQILEHVVKWAKPVWAEVRGEFRPRGGISTTIVARWPRPKRRRVAL, encoded by the coding sequence ATGGCTAAATCGCCTCGCTACACGCCCCAGCACGCAGCCGCCGGACTCGACGCGAAGTTTCCCGAGATTGAGATCTGGCCCAACCAGTTTCCCGGGTACGAAATTGTGGTCGACGATCCCGAGTTCACCTCCGTCTGCCCCAAGACCGGGCTGCCGGATTTTGGCGTGCTGGTCATCCGCTATATGCCAGATAAGAGTTGCCTCGAGTTGAAGTCGCTTAAGGAATATTTGCACTGCTACCGCAACCTGGGAATTTTTCAGGAGAACGTAGTCAACCAGATTCTGGAACATGTAGTGAAATGGGCCAAGCCGGTATGGGCAGAAGTGCGAGGCGAGTTCCGCCCGCGCGGCGGAATCTCGACGACCATCGTGGCGCGATGGCCGAGGCCGAAGAGGCGGCGGGTCGCGCTCTAG
- a CDS encoding efflux RND transporter periplasmic adaptor subunit, with protein sequence MLVLLAVLAVLYSYLHQSPLKVREVTVQRGSIRSVVSTNGKIEPMQNFEAHAPIATTVKRLVVKEGDHVRKGQLLLQLDDADIRTLAARAQAQIKTAQSDQASLKSGGTQEEVLTLNAQLIKARSALDVAQHNLDALRRLEQEGAASPGEVQQSEDALKRAQADVTLLEQKQKDRYSKPETARIEAQAEEAQAAYDAAEDALRKSSVRAPFDGTVYSLPVKLGAFVQAGDLLVQEADLSHVLVRAFVDEPDIGRLQAGQKVEITWDAIPGRTWTGTVNTVPSTVKLRVSRNVGETTCVVENQDLRLLPNVNVGVTIVVAEHSGVLTLQRDALRIDESHPYVYRIVDNHLKHQTIEYSLQNLTHVEITAGLAQGDAVALPAEDKPFVDGTAVKVVP encoded by the coding sequence ATGCTCGTCCTGCTCGCGGTGCTGGCCGTCCTGTATTCCTATCTTCATCAGTCTCCACTCAAAGTTCGCGAGGTCACGGTGCAGCGCGGATCTATTCGCAGCGTGGTTTCGACCAACGGCAAGATTGAACCGATGCAGAATTTTGAGGCACACGCTCCCATTGCGACCACGGTAAAACGCCTCGTGGTTAAAGAAGGCGACCATGTGCGCAAGGGCCAACTGCTGCTACAACTCGACGATGCCGACATTCGCACGCTGGCCGCCCGGGCCCAAGCTCAAATCAAAACGGCGCAGTCGGATCAGGCGTCGCTCAAGAGTGGAGGCACTCAGGAAGAAGTTCTCACCTTGAATGCCCAACTGATTAAAGCCCGCAGCGCGCTCGATGTAGCCCAGCACAATCTCGACGCCCTGCGCCGCCTGGAGCAGGAAGGCGCCGCATCGCCGGGCGAAGTGCAGCAGAGCGAAGACGCGCTGAAACGCGCCCAGGCCGACGTCACATTGCTCGAGCAAAAACAGAAAGACCGATATTCCAAACCGGAAACGGCGCGCATCGAGGCGCAGGCCGAGGAAGCGCAAGCCGCTTATGACGCCGCCGAAGATGCGCTGCGCAAATCCAGCGTGCGCGCACCCTTCGACGGAACCGTTTATTCGCTTCCTGTGAAGCTGGGAGCGTTCGTGCAGGCGGGCGATCTACTGGTTCAGGAAGCCGACCTCTCGCACGTTCTGGTTCGTGCCTTCGTCGATGAACCCGATATCGGACGGCTCCAAGCCGGGCAGAAAGTTGAAATTACCTGGGACGCGATTCCTGGCCGAACCTGGACCGGCACCGTCAACACTGTGCCCTCGACGGTCAAGCTGCGCGTCTCCAGAAATGTGGGTGAGACAACCTGTGTGGTCGAGAACCAAGATCTTCGCCTGCTTCCCAATGTCAACGTCGGCGTAACCATCGTTGTGGCCGAGCACAGCGGCGTTCTTACCTTGCAGCGCGACGCTCTGCGCATCGATGAGAGCCATCCTTACGTCTATCGCATCGTAGACAATCACCTGAAGCACCAGACCATTGAGTATTCGCTTCAGAATCTCACCCATGTCGAGATTACGGCAGGACTTGCTCAAGGAGATGCCGTGGCCTTGCCCGCGGAAGATAAACCCTTCGTCGATGGGACCGCCGTCAAGGTGGTTCCGTAG
- a CDS encoding tetratricopeptide repeat protein: protein MRYFLRHGLLRFGRWIILSFALAGFLLPAFADASAKELLAMGRADEAIQTLEQQIRHSTTGYSVADAESYNLLCRSYYMIDEWDRGISACERARSLDPQNSLYYLWLGRVYGEKADRVGFMSAAGLAKKVRTSFERAVQLDPRSWEARSDLAEFYIQAPGMVGGGKEKAREQADALMPINPGIAHWVLARIASKEKDAAAAEREYRAAITMSHSGTRAWFELAYFLFHANRLDEMEQALHSLESSPVDGPESLMDAASLLVRTSRDYPLAARLLRRYLSAPVEEGPAFKAHDLLGHVLEKQGDRSAAAGEFRAALALSHTYTRAAEDLKRVEDLKRVER from the coding sequence GTGAGATATTTTCTTCGGCATGGGTTGCTTCGATTTGGGCGCTGGATAATTTTGTCCTTCGCGCTGGCGGGCTTCCTCCTGCCCGCGTTTGCGGACGCTTCTGCCAAAGAACTTCTAGCCATGGGCCGGGCTGACGAGGCCATTCAGACTTTGGAACAGCAGATCCGCCACTCTACGACCGGATACTCTGTTGCCGATGCGGAGTCGTACAACCTGCTCTGCCGTTCCTACTACATGATTGACGAGTGGGACCGGGGCATCAGCGCCTGCGAACGCGCACGCAGCCTGGATCCACAGAACAGTTTGTACTATTTGTGGCTGGGCCGAGTTTATGGCGAGAAGGCGGACCGAGTCGGCTTCATGTCGGCGGCGGGCCTGGCCAAGAAAGTCCGCACATCGTTTGAACGCGCGGTCCAGTTGGATCCACGGAGTTGGGAAGCGCGCAGCGATCTCGCCGAATTCTACATTCAGGCTCCGGGGATGGTGGGCGGGGGCAAGGAAAAAGCCCGTGAGCAGGCTGACGCCCTGATGCCAATCAATCCAGGGATAGCGCACTGGGTTCTGGCAAGAATCGCCAGTAAAGAGAAAGACGCGGCGGCCGCTGAGCGCGAATACCGCGCCGCGATCACAATGAGCCACTCCGGAACCCGCGCCTGGTTTGAGCTGGCTTATTTTCTATTTCATGCCAACCGTCTCGACGAGATGGAACAGGCTCTCCACAGTCTGGAATCCAGCCCCGTCGACGGGCCAGAGTCGCTGATGGACGCGGCCAGTCTTTTGGTGCGCACGAGCCGCGACTATCCTCTGGCGGCGCGACTGCTGCGGCGTTATCTGTCCGCTCCCGTGGAAGAAGGCCCGGCGTTCAAGGCCCATGATCTGCTCGGCCACGTACTCGAAAAACAGGGAGATCGCAGCGCTGCCGCCGGGGAATTCCGTGCTGCCCTGGCTCTGTCTCATACCTATACGCGAGCCGCCGAAGATCTAAAGCGAGTCGAAGACTTGAAACGAGTCGAACGCTGA
- a CDS encoding TolC family protein, with product MNISCRGAQAAKWILAALLLPTSLLAESIPFKRVVELALVHATGTAISAAEKERSDASYRELRNNYIPQLNTGAGLGFSYGFPLTLEGAAPSLFNVTTQSALLNPALRDFVRAAKVDSEVASLKNKDERNQIIQDAALSYAELAKWEQRLIKLQETEAAAAKMQAAIAERVKEGIDSELDGTRARLSEARVRLRIAEAQGAADVLREHLAKLTGLTAAGIQTDADSIPAAPAAPPHEMPAKDLTPSNPSVEAAVEHARAQYLRAQGEHKGLWPSVDFAAQYALFSKFNNFQNYYIPSKPCPVDGISVLCETNNFQQNNATIGVSVRFPLFNASQRSRAQAADADARKATKQAEAAKNQASEETLRLERTVTQMQAARDVAQLEYEIAEKIASSVGTRADAGTATPRDLNDAHSQASERFIALQDVTFELERAEVGLLRSTGDLEKWALGTP from the coding sequence ATGAACATCTCGTGCCGCGGTGCGCAGGCCGCAAAGTGGATTCTGGCAGCCTTACTCCTCCCTACATCTCTGCTGGCCGAATCGATCCCTTTCAAGCGGGTGGTGGAACTAGCTTTGGTTCATGCCACCGGAACGGCCATCTCGGCCGCCGAGAAGGAACGCTCCGATGCCAGCTACCGCGAGCTGCGCAATAACTATATTCCTCAGCTCAACACCGGAGCAGGGCTGGGGTTCTCGTATGGCTTCCCGCTGACCCTCGAGGGAGCCGCGCCGTCTCTGTTTAATGTCACGACTCAATCCGCGTTGCTGAATCCGGCGCTGCGCGACTTCGTACGGGCCGCCAAGGTCGACTCAGAAGTAGCCTCCCTGAAAAATAAAGACGAGCGCAACCAGATCATTCAGGACGCGGCCCTGAGCTATGCCGAACTCGCCAAGTGGGAGCAGCGCCTGATCAAGCTGCAAGAAACAGAAGCGGCTGCCGCCAAAATGCAGGCCGCGATCGCCGAGCGAGTGAAAGAAGGTATCGACAGCGAACTCGACGGCACTCGCGCGCGCCTGTCTGAGGCACGCGTCCGCCTGCGCATCGCCGAAGCACAAGGCGCAGCGGACGTACTGCGCGAGCACCTTGCCAAACTTACGGGACTAACAGCGGCCGGCATTCAGACCGATGCCGATTCGATTCCCGCGGCTCCAGCCGCGCCTCCACACGAAATGCCCGCAAAAGACCTTACGCCTTCCAATCCCTCGGTGGAAGCTGCCGTCGAGCACGCTCGCGCCCAGTATCTACGGGCTCAGGGCGAACACAAAGGCCTGTGGCCCAGCGTTGATTTCGCGGCGCAGTATGCTCTGTTTTCAAAATTCAACAACTTTCAGAATTACTACATTCCCTCGAAGCCTTGTCCGGTGGACGGCATCAGCGTTCTGTGCGAGACGAACAATTTCCAGCAGAACAACGCCACCATCGGAGTAAGCGTCCGATTTCCCCTGTTTAACGCGTCGCAGCGCTCCCGCGCCCAGGCCGCCGATGCCGATGCACGCAAAGCGACCAAACAAGCCGAAGCCGCCAAGAATCAGGCATCGGAAGAAACTTTGCGTCTGGAGCGCACCGTTACCCAGATGCAAGCCGCCCGCGACGTTGCGCAACTGGAATACGAAATCGCCGAGAAGATCGCATCTTCGGTCGGAACCCGCGCAGACGCCGGCACGGCGACGCCGCGCGATCTCAACGACGCTCACTCGCAGGCCAGCGAACGTTTCATCGCTCTCCAGGATGTAACCTTCGAATTGGAGCGCGCGGAAGTAGGTCTTCTGCGCTCGACGGGAGATTTGGAGAAGTGGGCTCTAGGCACGCCGTAG
- a CDS encoding metalloregulator ArsR/SmtB family transcription factor has translation MTGSAPPHDSFLDRALHAIADPTRRRILLALKDGVAQTKARKDSTRESSLCAGDIEERVQLSQPTISHHMGILTKAGLVEAVKKGQWRWYRRNEKAIRQVLKTLRGKL, from the coding sequence ATGACCGGCTCAGCGCCCCCCCATGACTCCTTTCTCGATCGCGCGTTGCATGCCATTGCCGATCCCACCCGGCGGCGCATTCTGCTGGCTCTTAAAGATGGCGTGGCTCAGACTAAGGCCAGGAAAGACAGCACGCGCGAATCGTCTTTATGCGCGGGAGATATCGAAGAGCGCGTTCAGCTTTCGCAACCCACGATTTCTCATCACATGGGAATTCTGACCAAGGCGGGACTGGTGGAGGCCGTCAAGAAGGGGCAGTGGCGTTGGTACCGGCGCAACGAGAAGGCGATTCGGCAAGTCCTGAAGACGCTGCGCGGGAAGCTTTAA
- a CDS encoding SPOR domain-containing protein: protein MASTDDTEITLGTGKLLVLFFGLVAICALFFALGYSLGRKSEPALTTASAAVAPQTTGPSKTSGAATPPMTFYKSVEQKDANPELTPVADPKTDTKADTKSDTASAAPPQTVPTPSAASSSTSSSTQASNAPDPTVLPTAAYFVQVAAVSKDEDANSLVDALKKKQYPAFVAQPIQADKLFRVQVGPFSDIKDAETMRARLIADGYSPILKK, encoded by the coding sequence ATGGCATCGACAGACGATACGGAAATAACGCTGGGCACAGGCAAACTCCTGGTCCTGTTCTTCGGTTTGGTCGCGATCTGCGCGTTGTTCTTCGCGTTGGGCTATTCTCTGGGACGGAAATCCGAACCAGCGCTTACCACCGCGAGCGCGGCGGTCGCGCCACAAACGACGGGGCCGAGCAAGACGAGCGGAGCAGCGACGCCGCCGATGACGTTCTACAAATCAGTCGAGCAGAAGGATGCCAATCCGGAATTGACCCCGGTCGCCGACCCAAAAACTGATACCAAGGCCGATACAAAGTCCGACACTGCCTCGGCCGCTCCGCCGCAAACGGTGCCCACCCCTTCCGCGGCATCTTCTTCGACATCCTCGTCAACCCAAGCCTCCAACGCTCCGGATCCAACGGTCCTGCCCACGGCGGCATACTTCGTGCAGGTTGCGGCGGTCAGCAAAGACGAAGACGCCAATTCGCTGGTGGATGCCCTCAAGAAGAAACAGTATCCGGCGTTTGTTGCCCAGCCAATTCAGGCCGACAAATTGTTCCGCGTGCAGGTGGGACCGTTCTCCGATATCAAGGACGCAGAGACGATGCGAGCGCGACTGATCGCCGACGGCTACAGCCCAATTCTGAAAAAGTAG
- a CDS encoding slipin family protein produces MPEILGGFGTIAVVVVIIYVLSSIKILAEYERGVIFRLGRLLPNAKGPGVTLVFAPVDRIVRVSLRQEALEVPPQDIITRDNVTLKVNAVIFLRVIDPNKAVVEVSNYVYQTSQFAQTTLRSVLGEQELDELLSHREKINLRLQSILDTHTSPWGVKVTNVEVKQVDMPESMLRAMAKQAEAEREKRSKIIHAEGEFSAAQRLVDAAHLLATEPVSVQLRYLQTLTEIGVEKNTTVIFPVPVDFFSGLQKLLGKGDATPGTAA; encoded by the coding sequence ATGCCTGAAATTCTTGGCGGATTCGGTACCATCGCAGTAGTCGTCGTAATCATTTACGTTCTAAGTTCTATCAAGATCCTGGCCGAGTACGAGCGGGGTGTCATTTTTCGACTGGGGCGACTGCTGCCCAACGCTAAGGGGCCTGGGGTCACTTTGGTTTTCGCGCCGGTGGATCGAATCGTGCGTGTCTCCTTGCGGCAGGAGGCGCTGGAAGTGCCGCCGCAGGACATCATTACCCGCGACAACGTGACTTTGAAGGTGAACGCCGTCATCTTCCTGCGAGTCATTGATCCGAACAAGGCCGTGGTCGAGGTTTCGAACTACGTCTATCAGACATCGCAGTTCGCGCAGACCACTTTGCGTTCGGTGCTGGGCGAGCAGGAACTCGACGAACTGCTCTCGCATCGCGAGAAGATTAATCTGCGCCTCCAGAGCATTCTCGACACTCATACCTCGCCCTGGGGAGTGAAAGTCACCAACGTCGAGGTGAAGCAGGTCGATATGCCAGAGTCGATGCTGCGCGCCATGGCCAAGCAAGCCGAGGCTGAGCGCGAGAAGCGATCGAAGATTATTCATGCCGAAGGCGAGTTCTCGGCCGCGCAACGGCTGGTGGATGCCGCGCATTTGCTGGCCACCGAACCGGTCAGCGTGCAGTTGCGCTACTTACAGACTCTGACCGAAATTGGCGTGGAAAAAAATACCACGGTGATCTTCCCGGTTCCGGTGGATTTCTTCTCGGGACTACAGAAGTTGTTGGGCAAGGGCGACGCGACGCCTGGAACGGCAGCGTAG